DNA from Streptomyces sp. NBC_01260:
GAGTGCCGGCTGGCGGACGAGGTCGTCGCCGGTGCCTCGTTCGACGAGACCTTCACCCATGACGGCGAGGTCTACTCCCTGCGGATGGTGCACATCCACATGATCAGCGAGTACGCCCGCCACATCGGCCACGCCGACCTGGTGCGAGAGCGGCTCGACGGCGTCACAGGGGCATGAGGGCGGGCCCGGAACCGGCCCGGCGCGATCGAGCCGTCTGTATCAACGTACGGAATCGGGCGGAACCGCGGCGGCCGGCGGAGTGAATCCGGGCGGCCGGGTCACACGGGGAGTATGACCTCCACCGACTTACCGACAGACGTACCGGGCAAGCCCGGCGAACCAGCGGGCGGCGGCCACGACAAGGGCCCCCGCCACACCCGCCGATGGGGGAGGGCGGCCGCGCTCTGCGCGGTCGCCGTCGCGCTGCTCCTCCTCGGCACGCGGCTCAGCCTGCTGCCGGGGCTGGGCGACATCTTCGGCGAGAAGACCCAGGACCGCTCGGGTCCCGCCGTGCTCAAGTCGATTCGTGACATGAGCCGATACGAGGCGGCGGCGGGCAACTTCCAGGTCGTCGTCGATCTGGAGAAGGACACGAAGTTCCTCCCGGACGCGATCCGCGGCTCCCGCACCCTGTACGTCGGCGCGGGCACGGTAGGTGCCTCCGTCGACCTGGGCGACGTCACGGACGGCGGAGTCGTCGTCAACAAGGACCGGACCACGGCCGAGCTCCGGCTGCCGCACGCCGTCCTCGGGAAACCGGCGCTCGATCCGGACCGCTCCTACGCGGTGTCCAAGCAACGCGGCCTCTTCGACCGGATCGGGGACTTCTTCTCCGACAATCCCGGCAGCGAGCAGGCGGTGAACAAGCTGGCGGCCCAGCACATCGGCGAGGCGGCCAAGGAGAGCGGCCTGACACGGCGCGCCGAGAAGAACACCACCGCCATGCTCCAGGGGCTGCTCGGCTCGCTCGGCTTCAAGGAGGTCACGGTCCACTACGGTGACGCCGGCCGGTAGGCGAGGCCACCGAGCCGGCTCAGCTCCGTTCCTCAGCTCCGTTCCTCGACCCTTCTCCGCAACTCCCTTTCGATGCAGCACCCTTGACGGCTACGCCTCGATAGGTGTGGTCTAGTCCAAGTGCAGGGACGGCGCCGGGCACCCGTATTTCCCGGGGTATGTCCGGTCATGGATCCTGCCGTTCCCTTCGCGCCTCTTGGCCCCACACTCGAGAGGCTGGACTGCCGCTGTCGGGCTCCCCACACTCCGCCCGCGCGCAGCGATGCCTCATGTGAAGGAGAAGCATGCACGCGAAAAGGAAGACCGCCGTAGCCGTCGGTGCCGTTCTCGCACCGGTACTCGCCCTGACCCTTCCGGCGGGCCCGGCCAGCGCCCACGGCTACATCTCGTCACCCCCGAGCAGGCAGGCGCAGTGTGCCGCCGGAACGGTCAGCTGCGGTGACATCAGGTACGAGCCCCAGAGCGTGGAAGGCCCCAAGGGGCTGACCAGCTGCAGCGGCGGCAACAGCCGGTTCGCCGATCTCGACGACGACGCCAAGGGCTGGAAGGTCACTCCGGTGAGCGCCAGCACCTCGTTCCAATGGGTACTGACGGCCCGTCACTCCACCAGTACGTGGCAGTACTTCGCGAGCGGACAGAAGATCGCCGAGTTCAACGACAACGGCGCCCAGCCCGGTGCGACCGTCACCCACCAGGTGAACTTCGGCAACCTCAAGGGCCGGCAGAAGGTCCTCGCGGTCTGGAACATCGCCGACACGTCCAACGCCTTCTACGCGTGCATCGACGTCAACGTCAGCTGAGCCCGCACGCACCACCCGGCCCCGCCGGACGGCTGTGGCCGGGCACAGCGCCACCATCGGCGGGCAGGTAGGAGAGAGGACCCCCGCCCTGCACAGGGCGGGGGTCCTCGCTGTGGCATCGCGATCCGGCCCGTCGCACCGCGACGCGTGACGCGGCGGGCCGGACGGGGTCAGGGGCTTCGTCGACACGGACCGGCCCGGTGAACCGGCCAAGCGGTACCCGGATGGTCGGCCCCGTCACCCGCCTGCTGTCCGTGCCGCGCCGATTCGGCCGGGCACGGCAACGCTGAGTCCGTCACCGCGTCTGCAGAATCGGGATCAGCATGCTCATATCGAACCGCCCCGGACCGGGCCTCCGCTCGCTGAGCCGTTCACGTCGCGGATACGCCCTCGCGGCCGCGCTCACCGCGGCGGTGTGCGGGGCAGCGGCGCCGGCCGCGGCCGGGATGGCGTCCCCCACCGCACCGGGCGAGGACGGAGGCGTCAGGCCCACGGTGGTGCTGGTGCACGGCGCGTTCGCCGACGCGTCGAGCTGGAACGGCGTCGCCGAGCGTCTGCAGCGTCGCGGATACACCGTCGTCGCCCCGGCCAATCCACTGCGCGGGCTGGCAGTCGACTCCGCCAGTACGGCCGAGGTGCTCAGGCGGATCGCCGGCCCGATCGTCCTGGTCGGCCACGCCTACGGTGGTGCGGTCATCAGCAGCGCG
Protein-coding regions in this window:
- a CDS encoding DUF4230 domain-containing protein, translated to MTSTDLPTDVPGKPGEPAGGGHDKGPRHTRRWGRAAALCAVAVALLLLGTRLSLLPGLGDIFGEKTQDRSGPAVLKSIRDMSRYEAAAGNFQVVVDLEKDTKFLPDAIRGSRTLYVGAGTVGASVDLGDVTDGGVVVNKDRTTAELRLPHAVLGKPALDPDRSYAVSKQRGLFDRIGDFFSDNPGSEQAVNKLAAQHIGEAAKESGLTRRAEKNTTAMLQGLLGSLGFKEVTVHYGDAGR
- a CDS encoding lytic polysaccharide monooxygenase auxiliary activity family 9 protein; this encodes MHAKRKTAVAVGAVLAPVLALTLPAGPASAHGYISSPPSRQAQCAAGTVSCGDIRYEPQSVEGPKGLTSCSGGNSRFADLDDDAKGWKVTPVSASTSFQWVLTARHSTSTWQYFASGQKIAEFNDNGAQPGATVTHQVNFGNLKGRQKVLAVWNIADTSNAFYACIDVNVS